GTTTTTGATGTACTCTATAGCCAGGATGTTATTTGGCGTTGCCAGGATATTTGAGGAGGCTTTCAGGTGCTCCGCAATTGCTATTTGCCTTGCTTCAGGGAAAGAACGACCTTGTTTAAGGTACTTTTTTATGCTGCTTTTAAATGAATTGGGCTCATATGCCAGGATTTCTGCGATTTTTGTCAGAGCCTTTATGTCCCCTGATTCGCTGCCAAAGCATATGCTGTCAACGATATTAGTGCTATCTAAGAGCTTTATTGCGCCATAAGCAAAGATTTCAGCGCTTTGAACGGCATATACAAAAGGCAATTCGATTACCAAATCTACGCCACAAGATAGAGCCATTTTTGCTCTCGCCCATTTATCTACAAGAGCGGGTTCTCCCCTTTGTATGTAATTTCCACTCATGACAGCGATTACATGGGTAGCATCAGTAACTTCTTTGGATTTGTTTAAATGATATAAATGGCCATTGTGAAAGGGATTGTATTCAACGATTATTCCCATTACATGCATAGATATCACTCCCAGAATGTTTTTGCATATATTTTATCTCATTATTTTTTAAATAGCAAAAATGAATTGCAAAAAATATAGTAAAAGCGTTTTGAAAAAATTTTTATAATGTGATAAAATAAATTCGATATTCTGTATACATTATGTTGGTGGTGAAAGGGGCCAATAAAATGGATGTTATTGGCAATATTATTGAGAAAGCCAAGAGCAACATTAAAAAAATCGTTCTGGCAGAAGGTTCAGAGGCCAGAAATTTGAAGGCTGCTGAGATTGCTTTAAAAGAAAGGATTGCTGACATCGTATTATTAGGGAACGAAGCGGAAATAAAAGCTGCTGCGAAAGGATTAAATATATCGGGGGCAGAGATAATTGATCCTGCTAATTCCCCCAAGAGTGAGGAGTATGCCCAGGCATTTTATGAGCTTAGAAAACACAAAGGCATGACTATTGAAAAAGCCAGGGAAATCGTAAAAGATCCAATGTATTATGGTTGTATGATGGTAAAAGAAGACGATGCTGATGGATTAGTGTCAGGTGCTATACACGCTACAGCTGATCTGTTAAGGCCGGCATTTCAAATCATAAAGACAGCACCGGGTGTATCTGTTGTGTCCAGCTCCTTTATAATGATTGTTCCTAATTGTAATCTGGGAGCTGATGGTGTCTTGCTGTACTCTGATTGCGGTGTTATACCTAATCCTACAGCCGAGGAATTGGCATCTATTGCTATAGCTGCAGCACGTACTATGAAGACCCTTGTAGGAGTAGAACCGATTGTGGCAATGCTCTCTTTTTCTACAAAGGGAAGTGCTGAACACGAATTGGTTGATAAGGTTAGAAAAGCAACAGAATTGGCTAAAAAAATAGCTCCGGATCTACAAATTGACGGTGAATTACAGGCTGATGCAGCACTGGTGCCGGAGGTTGCAGAGTTAAAAGCTCCAGGGAGCAAGGTTGCGGGACATGCCAATGTGCTCATATTCCCGGATTTACAGGCTGGCAATATAGGGTACAAGCTTACTCAAAGGTTGGCTAAAGCTGAAGCCATAGGCCCGCTTTTGCAAGGTTTGGCGAAGCCTGTAAATGATTTATCAAGGGGTTGCAGCCCTGAGGATATAGTAGCTGAAATTGCTATAACTTCTGTTGAAGCACAGGGTAATTAATTACTATTAAGAAAGGTGATATGCTATGAAGATACTTGTGATAAATAGTGGAAGCAGTTCAGTTAAATACCAGCTGATAGATATGACAGATGAATCTGTTATGGCTAACGGTCAAGTTCAGAGGATAGGGCTTGATTCACAGATATTGAGGCATGCTCGCTATGATCAGAAATATCCTGATAGGCCATGTGTTGCCCATGACCACGCTGAAGCATTAAAAGTAGTTATGGATGTTCTGACAGATAAAGAATTGGGTGTAATTGATAATCTTTCAGAGATTTCAGCAATAGGACATAGAGTTGTGCATGGAGGCGAAAAGTTTGCCTGCTCAGTGCTGATTGATGAAGAGGTTATGAAAGCCATTAAGGAGAGTTCAGATCTGGCGCCGCTTCATAATCCGCCAAATATTTTGGGAATAGAAGTGTGCCAGAAGTTGATGCCTGGTACTCCTAATGTAGCGGTTTTTGACACGGCCTTTCATCAAACGATGCCTGAAGAGGCATTTATATATCCATTGCCATATGAGTATTATGAAAAGTATAGAATAAGGAGATACGGGTTTCACGGCACCTCCCATAAATATGCTGCCCAAACCACCGCGGAGGCGATGAAAAGACCTCTTGAAGAGTTGAAGATTGTAACAATACACCTTGGAAATGGTTCTAGTATGGCTGCTGTTAGATACGGTAAATCTATTGATACCACTATGGGCTTTACCCCGTTAGAGGGTATTCCTATGGGTACAAGGTGCGGAAGCATAGATCCTGCGATCGTTCAGTTTTTGATGGAAAAAGAAGGTATGAGCATAGACGAAGTGATGGACGTTTTAAATAAAAAATCGGGTTTGGCGGGCGTATCTGGTGTCGGTGCTGATACTAGAGATTTGGTGGACAGTATGAAC
Above is a genomic segment from Caldanaerobius fijiensis DSM 17918 containing:
- the pta gene encoding phosphate acetyltransferase gives rise to the protein MDVIGNIIEKAKSNIKKIVLAEGSEARNLKAAEIALKERIADIVLLGNEAEIKAAAKGLNISGAEIIDPANSPKSEEYAQAFYELRKHKGMTIEKAREIVKDPMYYGCMMVKEDDADGLVSGAIHATADLLRPAFQIIKTAPGVSVVSSSFIMIVPNCNLGADGVLLYSDCGVIPNPTAEELASIAIAAARTMKTLVGVEPIVAMLSFSTKGSAEHELVDKVRKATELAKKIAPDLQIDGELQADAALVPEVAELKAPGSKVAGHANVLIFPDLQAGNIGYKLTQRLAKAEAIGPLLQGLAKPVNDLSRGCSPEDIVAEIAITSVEAQGN
- a CDS encoding acetate/propionate family kinase — translated: MKILVINSGSSSVKYQLIDMTDESVMANGQVQRIGLDSQILRHARYDQKYPDRPCVAHDHAEALKVVMDVLTDKELGVIDNLSEISAIGHRVVHGGEKFACSVLIDEEVMKAIKESSDLAPLHNPPNILGIEVCQKLMPGTPNVAVFDTAFHQTMPEEAFIYPLPYEYYEKYRIRRYGFHGTSHKYAAQTTAEAMKRPLEELKIVTIHLGNGSSMAAVRYGKSIDTTMGFTPLEGIPMGTRCGSIDPAIVQFLMEKEGMSIDEVMDVLNKKSGLAGVSGVGADTRDLVDSMNKGNKRARLSLDILSYQVAKYVGAYAVAMDGLDAIAFTGGIGTYEVCVRENILNRLGVLGVKLDSEKNQIVNKIVEITREDSRVKAYVIPTNEELMIARETRDLLK